One stretch of Aquimarina sp. Aq107 DNA includes these proteins:
- a CDS encoding AraC family transcriptional regulator, translated as MCELNLNIFNLLIIASVFIGTTFGLLLILTKRVNKKANVLLGLLTFIIVLWNIWILSLDFQVSNYLPNFHLIPLHYSLALGPLLYLYVKKITNFNYRLSRKDILHFFPLVIELIIHFVISRDALINNTIGIETTTYLQLMPIVQFLAIISIVTYCIYALKEIRTYHNWLNKNYSNNDAYSLRWLYRLIIIFAILWFLWTPYTIIDYVLFNFQLGLADYYPIYVLLSIVTIWISAEAFLRPEVILLETNRENNIKKEKPSEEILKKASWLKEQMTTNRFYLNSELTLKSLAENLDMHPNILSKVINDGLGKNFSDFINEYRVDTIIEKMKSENYDHITLLGLSFECGFNSKTTFNRVFKSIKGVTPLHYKKSIKNSSKHP; from the coding sequence ATGTGTGAATTAAATTTAAATATTTTTAATCTTCTTATAATAGCATCTGTATTTATAGGAACTACGTTTGGACTATTATTAATTCTTACTAAGCGGGTAAATAAAAAAGCCAATGTACTACTTGGGCTACTTACGTTTATCATTGTTTTATGGAATATTTGGATATTAAGTCTAGACTTTCAGGTAAGCAACTATCTCCCAAATTTTCACTTAATACCATTACATTACTCTCTAGCTCTAGGACCATTATTATATCTATATGTAAAAAAAATAACCAACTTTAATTATCGTCTTTCACGAAAAGATATCCTTCATTTTTTTCCTTTAGTTATAGAACTCATTATACATTTTGTAATTAGTCGTGATGCACTAATAAATAACACCATTGGTATCGAGACGACTACATATCTTCAATTAATGCCTATTGTACAGTTTCTTGCTATAATATCTATTGTCACTTACTGTATATATGCGCTAAAAGAAATTAGAACTTATCATAATTGGCTAAACAAAAATTATAGTAATAACGATGCATACAGCTTAAGATGGTTATATAGATTAATTATCATATTTGCCATACTTTGGTTCTTATGGACACCTTACACTATTATAGATTACGTTCTATTTAATTTCCAATTAGGACTAGCAGATTATTATCCAATTTATGTATTACTATCAATTGTTACTATTTGGATTAGTGCCGAAGCCTTTTTGAGACCAGAAGTAATTTTATTAGAAACCAACAGAGAAAATAATATTAAAAAAGAGAAACCATCCGAAGAAATCTTAAAAAAAGCATCTTGGTTAAAAGAACAAATGACAACCAATAGATTTTACCTTAACTCAGAATTGACATTAAAATCCTTAGCAGAAAACCTTGATATGCATCCTAATATTTTATCGAAGGTAATCAATGATGGTTTAGGTAAAAATTTCTCAGATTTTATAAATGAATATCGTGTAGATACAATTATAGAAAAAATGAAGAGTGAAAATTATGATCACATTACGTTGTTAGGTCTATCATTTGAGTGTGGTTTCAATTCAAAAACAACTTTTAACCGAGTCTTTAAAAGTATTAAAGGAGTTACTCCTTTACATTATAAAAAGTCTATCAAAAATAGTTCAAAACATCCTTAA
- a CDS encoding serine hydrolase encodes MKSNYLVLIACLIMACNTCKSSTPEITQTKETDNLYFSKVDFKKNRPTSDNYIKSFTLNKDAFLNIHFTLEQPLIESLKLLAPTLSQDQLLNKGNFQFSFFVDGKKVHVENLNKGAGTIDAKTTKLKYMVPLLYPKQIDFWGWFMWLRFMKLSGGQDILTEGNHSLTIEIRPYLKQETLKVGSILAKGSISIEVDKIKVNENLIPLQKIQPNSGWEISKDNFDHRKIEALNRKIAEKRFENINGIIVIKENKLLIEEYFNGEHRNSLHDARSVGKSFASTMLGIAIEDNFIESEKTFLKDFYSLKSFKNYSKKKDSVTLKSLLTMSSGFLGDDSDYSSPGNEENMYPTDNWVKFSLDLPMEKSKKIETDFTYFTAGVVILGDIIHKSVPDGLVSYADKKLFKPLNITNYKWQYTPQKVGNTAGGIQLRAIDFAKYGQLYKNKGKWNNKQIITKKWVEKSLSKQISQEAAGIKNGYYGYLFWNKIYTVNGKDYEVSFCSGRGGNKIFICKDIPYVIVITSSAYNNPNAHPNADKIMKEYILPAITNN; translated from the coding sequence ATGAAATCAAATTATTTAGTACTTATTGCTTGTCTTATAATGGCCTGTAATACCTGTAAAAGTTCAACACCCGAAATCACCCAAACTAAAGAAACTGATAATCTATATTTTTCTAAAGTTGACTTCAAAAAAAATCGCCCTACATCGGATAATTATATCAAAAGTTTTACATTAAACAAAGATGCTTTTCTGAACATCCATTTTACTTTAGAACAACCTCTTATTGAAAGTCTTAAATTATTAGCTCCTACCCTATCCCAAGATCAACTATTAAACAAAGGGAATTTTCAATTTTCATTCTTTGTAGATGGAAAAAAAGTTCACGTAGAAAATCTAAATAAAGGTGCAGGAACTATAGATGCTAAAACAACCAAACTTAAATATATGGTTCCCTTACTCTACCCTAAACAGATTGATTTTTGGGGTTGGTTCATGTGGTTAAGATTCATGAAATTAAGTGGCGGACAAGATATCTTAACAGAAGGTAATCATTCTTTAACAATAGAGATAAGGCCCTATTTAAAGCAAGAAACATTAAAAGTAGGTTCTATTCTCGCTAAAGGGAGTATCTCAATAGAAGTGGATAAAATCAAAGTTAATGAGAACTTAATACCCCTTCAAAAAATACAACCAAATAGTGGTTGGGAAATATCGAAAGATAATTTTGATCATCGAAAAATAGAAGCGTTAAATAGAAAAATCGCTGAAAAAAGATTTGAAAACATTAACGGAATTATAGTCATAAAAGAAAATAAGCTTCTAATAGAAGAATACTTTAATGGTGAACATAGAAATAGCTTACACGATGCTAGGTCCGTAGGAAAATCATTTGCTTCTACAATGTTAGGAATTGCCATCGAAGACAATTTTATTGAGAGTGAGAAAACTTTTCTAAAAGATTTTTACAGTTTAAAATCCTTCAAAAACTATAGTAAAAAGAAAGATTCAGTAACCTTAAAATCTCTTCTAACCATGAGTTCAGGATTTCTTGGAGATGATAGCGATTATAGCAGCCCAGGAAATGAAGAAAACATGTATCCAACAGATAACTGGGTTAAATTTTCACTGGATTTACCCATGGAAAAAAGTAAAAAAATAGAAACCGATTTCACTTACTTTACCGCAGGAGTAGTGATTTTAGGTGATATCATTCATAAATCTGTTCCTGATGGATTAGTTTCTTATGCGGATAAAAAACTTTTTAAACCACTTAATATCACTAATTATAAATGGCAATATACACCTCAAAAAGTTGGTAATACAGCGGGAGGAATACAACTAAGAGCTATTGACTTTGCAAAATATGGCCAACTATACAAAAACAAGGGTAAATGGAATAACAAACAAATTATAACCAAAAAGTGGGTAGAAAAAAGTTTATCAAAACAAATATCACAAGAAGCTGCAGGCATAAAAAATGGATATTACGGATATCTTTTTTGGAACAAAATATATACTGTTAATGGCAAAGATTATGAGGTTTCTTTCTGCAGTGGTAGAGGCGGAAACAAAATTTTTATATGTAAAGACATTCCTTATGTAATAGTTATAACCTCTTCTGCATATAACAATCCTAACGCACATCCTAATGCAGACAAAATAATGAAAGAATATATATTACCTGCAATCACTAACAACTAA
- a CDS encoding Crp/Fnr family transcriptional regulator, whose amino-acid sequence MDEILISEVFQEVDLSKKDISMIDNNLTLVNYKKGDLILRQEEFVSNKYYIHSGCLRSFYIDEQGKEHTLQFAIKGWWISDYNAYFKGEKAISNIECIQDSVLIKMSKQNRDYLFKEIPKLETFFRIKFENTIASFQKRTLAVLSYNAKEKYLQFVNTYSEIEQNVKNYHIASYLGITKESLSRVRKEIAKGL is encoded by the coding sequence ATGGACGAAATACTTATCTCTGAGGTTTTCCAAGAAGTTGATCTATCCAAAAAAGATATATCAATGATTGACAACAATTTAACGCTAGTCAATTATAAAAAAGGAGACCTAATTCTACGGCAAGAGGAATTTGTCTCTAATAAATATTATATTCATTCAGGATGCTTAAGATCTTTTTATATAGATGAACAAGGAAAAGAGCACACACTACAATTTGCAATAAAAGGATGGTGGATAAGTGACTATAATGCCTACTTCAAGGGGGAAAAAGCAATCTCAAATATTGAATGTATTCAGGATTCTGTATTGATTAAAATGTCTAAACAAAACAGAGACTATCTTTTTAAAGAAATCCCTAAACTAGAAACGTTCTTTAGAATTAAATTTGAAAACACCATTGCTAGTTTTCAAAAAAGGACGTTAGCCGTATTAAGTTATAATGCAAAAGAAAAATACTTACAGTTTGTAAATACCTATTCTGAAATTGAACAAAATGTAAAAAATTATCACATAGCTTCTTACTTAGGAATAACAAAAGAAAGTCTAAGTCGTGTTAGGAAAGAGATTGCAAAAGGCTTATAA
- a CDS encoding NAD(P)H-dependent oxidoreductase produces the protein MKKLIIVTHPDLKNSKINRSWLREFNKYPNDFVIHSLYNKYPNLNFDITAEQELLLKHQEIIFQFPLHWFSTPFALKQYIDQVLTYGWAFGPNGDKIKGKKISFAISTGGKKDSYESINAISVSNLLNDFKLSFQYCGCLIDELHIFYGAMFNPSEQSILENTEEYLNKFR, from the coding sequence ATGAAAAAATTAATAATCGTAACCCATCCAGATTTAAAAAATTCTAAAATAAATAGGTCTTGGCTTCGTGAATTCAATAAATACCCCAATGATTTTGTTATTCATTCATTATATAACAAATACCCCAACCTCAATTTCGATATTACGGCAGAACAAGAACTCCTATTGAAACATCAAGAAATAATCTTTCAGTTTCCTCTTCATTGGTTTAGCACCCCCTTTGCCCTAAAGCAATATATCGATCAGGTACTCACCTATGGATGGGCGTTTGGTCCTAATGGTGATAAAATAAAAGGGAAAAAAATTAGTTTTGCGATTTCTACTGGAGGAAAAAAAGACTCATACGAATCTATAAATGCAATTAGTGTTTCCAATTTATTAAATGATTTTAAATTAAGTTTTCAATATTGTGGCTGCCTCATAGATGAACTTCACATTTTTTATGGCGCAATGTTTAATCCTTCCGAACAATCCATACTAGAAAACACAGAAGAATATTTGAACAAATTTCGATAA
- a CDS encoding RidA family protein produces MKNIITLLAITLLAIGSAIAQNKNDKYMKNKTEKIEYFQLRSKEVENGFGYSFAIKTGNKIKASGAVSMDALGKPTAVGDYTQQMKNCYADIQKMLEHYDCTFDDIIVENIYTTDMKLFMENLEYRKSLYKKNHYPKSTWLGVTELALPEFMIEIEVEVFKPE; encoded by the coding sequence ATGAAAAATATTATAACACTTTTAGCAATTACATTATTAGCTATTGGATCTGCAATAGCACAAAACAAAAACGACAAATACATGAAAAATAAAACAGAAAAAATAGAATATTTTCAACTTCGCTCTAAAGAAGTGGAGAATGGATTTGGATATTCATTTGCTATAAAAACAGGTAATAAAATTAAAGCTTCTGGAGCGGTTAGTATGGATGCTCTTGGAAAACCAACAGCCGTTGGAGATTATACTCAGCAAATGAAAAACTGTTATGCGGATATACAAAAAATGCTAGAGCATTATGATTGTACCTTTGATGACATAATTGTCGAAAATATATACACAACTGATATGAAATTATTTATGGAAAATTTGGAGTATCGAAAATCATTATATAAAAAAAACCACTATCCAAAATCTACCTGGTTAGGAGTTACGGAATTAGCTTTACCAGAGTTTATGATCGAAATAGAAGTCGAGGTATTCAAGCCAGAATAG
- a CDS encoding sulfurtransferase: protein MEKQHNLKKVNGEKILSPLISAKELNNILRKSNIKIFDVRGTWGVDPKSLYDEYKIGHIPTASFLDWRKEFIEVNVTPNLAQISSYPEAKQSFIDLGIHKDDTVILYDDYNHMFAGRIWWAMRYWGFDNVRVLNGGFKNWKSENLPVSQEILNVSKGTFEPIARENLRKSLENFIIEKENSCVLDGRGIAGYRGKPEDPRTGHIPGAISAAYTSFIDKETGLFIKPSEIIALFNTTIPNWKTEKIICSCGAGYSGTVAMLALAQIGIESSLFDGSFNIWKQDLNRPISQSI from the coding sequence ATGGAAAAACAACATAATTTAAAGAAAGTTAACGGCGAAAAAATCCTTTCTCCATTAATTTCAGCAAAAGAATTAAATAATATTTTAAGAAAATCAAATATCAAAATTTTTGATGTAAGAGGAACTTGGGGAGTAGATCCTAAATCATTGTATGATGAATATAAAATTGGACATATTCCTACCGCAAGCTTTTTAGACTGGAGAAAAGAATTTATTGAAGTGAACGTTACTCCCAATTTAGCGCAAATATCTTCGTATCCTGAGGCAAAACAGTCTTTTATAGATTTAGGCATTCATAAAGATGATACTGTAATCCTGTATGATGATTACAATCATATGTTTGCTGGCAGAATTTGGTGGGCTATGCGTTACTGGGGTTTTGATAATGTTCGAGTTCTAAACGGTGGTTTTAAAAACTGGAAATCAGAAAATCTGCCTGTTTCACAAGAAATACTGAACGTATCAAAAGGCACATTTGAGCCGATAGCTAGAGAAAACTTAAGAAAGTCATTAGAAAATTTTATAATTGAAAAAGAGAATTCTTGTGTTCTAGATGGACGAGGTATTGCTGGGTATAGAGGAAAACCAGAAGATCCCCGCACAGGTCATATACCTGGTGCAATAAGCGCTGCATATACTTCATTTATAGATAAAGAAACAGGGCTTTTTATCAAACCTTCAGAGATTATTGCTTTATTTAATACTACTATTCCAAACTGGAAGACTGAAAAAATAATTTGCTCTTGTGGAGCTGGTTATTCTGGTACTGTAGCAATGTTAGCATTGGCACAAATAGGGATCGAATCTAGTTTATTTGATGGATCATTTAATATCTGGAAACAAGATCTTAATAGGCCAATATCACAATCTATTTAA
- a CDS encoding Crp/Fnr family transcriptional regulator, translating into MEKLKNCILSQIAIEKKSMDTILSVFEPLEIVKGDFFLKSGRICRQMAFIESGYMRMYDIADGKEITLWIGSSGKFITSLSSFIFQTTNNWNIQAITDCKLYVINRENHFRLNKTEPKWLEFDNMLLAHSFALLEKNMFAQLHTTAKQRFISLLGEEPDLFKNVPLQYIASMLGITPESLSRLRRMN; encoded by the coding sequence GTGGAAAAATTAAAAAACTGTATTCTAAGTCAAATTGCCATTGAAAAAAAATCAATGGATACCATTCTTTCAGTTTTTGAACCATTAGAAATTGTGAAAGGTGATTTCTTTCTAAAATCAGGAAGGATTTGTCGCCAAATGGCCTTTATTGAATCTGGTTATATGAGAATGTATGACATTGCAGATGGAAAAGAAATAACCTTATGGATTGGTAGTAGTGGTAAATTTATCACTTCGCTTTCAAGCTTCATTTTCCAAACAACAAATAACTGGAACATACAAGCAATTACAGACTGCAAACTATATGTAATTAACCGAGAAAATCATTTTAGGCTAAATAAAACTGAGCCCAAATGGTTAGAGTTTGATAATATGTTATTGGCACATTCTTTTGCCTTACTAGAAAAAAACATGTTTGCTCAATTACATACTACAGCAAAACAACGATTTATAAGTTTACTAGGTGAAGAACCAGATCTTTTTAAAAATGTCCCATTACAATATATAGCGTCTATGTTGGGAATTACTCCAGAATCATTAAGTAGGCTTAGAAGAATGAATTAA
- a CDS encoding DUF4832 domain-containing protein, translating to MKTYNMTSLLKNIIAFVLLLFNYTLVLGQSINYTASTDIIANPERGLQKYSITSSEYATTADFSNLSVSTLNNWKTSTDKVTVVYRYFLLDAFLNTDINATFLDNIQGDFDNVRTAGLKIIVRFSYSNSQGTSAQQPTKSQILTHISQLSTVLNTNKDIIFSIQAGFIGTWGEWYYTNSTEFGTDGSISETQWANRKEIVDAMLAATPIEIPIQVRYAAIKTTMYGDTQLNEQTAYENTENARIGFYNDAFLNDFGDQGTYGVSSQCENPVGAIDYSYISNETKYLPMTGETNGINTCDNGFRTSGANALNELNLTNWTTINRDYYTPFWTQAINSGHYDDIVKNVGYRFVLNSSTITTNNSDFDLSLDITNVGFARPFKKRTVYLILKNTATDEIITEVINTDIRTWESSVSITQNFDLGLTGTFQLYLWMPDTEASLASNSDYSIQLANTNTWQSETGYNNLLQTISLNNTLNVDDFSITDNFSIYPNPASDIITIKLKKYDSAELEIFDINGQLIKGLSVSQDSQLDISDLSNGVYFLRLNKNKLVTRKLIKK from the coding sequence ATGAAAACCTACAATATGACTAGTCTCTTAAAAAATATAATTGCATTCGTGCTACTCTTATTTAATTATACATTAGTATTAGGGCAATCGATTAACTATACAGCGTCTACAGATATTATAGCAAACCCTGAAAGGGGATTACAAAAATATTCTATTACATCCAGTGAGTACGCAACGACTGCGGATTTTAGCAACTTATCTGTTAGCACTTTAAATAATTGGAAGACAAGCACGGACAAAGTAACTGTTGTATACCGTTATTTTCTTTTAGATGCATTTTTAAATACAGATATTAACGCTACTTTTTTAGACAATATTCAAGGAGATTTCGATAATGTAAGAACCGCTGGTCTAAAAATCATTGTGAGGTTTTCTTATTCTAATTCTCAAGGGACTTCAGCACAACAACCAACCAAATCCCAAATATTAACACATATTTCTCAACTTTCTACAGTATTAAATACCAATAAAGATATTATTTTTTCTATTCAAGCTGGTTTTATTGGTACTTGGGGAGAATGGTATTATACAAACTCTACAGAATTTGGTACCGATGGTAGTATCTCCGAAACTCAATGGGCTAATCGCAAAGAAATAGTAGATGCAATGTTAGCAGCTACACCAATAGAAATCCCTATCCAAGTTAGATATGCAGCTATTAAAACTACAATGTATGGCGATACACAACTAAATGAGCAAACCGCTTATGAAAATACTGAAAATGCCAGAATTGGATTCTATAATGATGCGTTCTTAAATGATTTTGGTGATCAAGGAACCTACGGTGTGTCATCCCAATGCGAAAACCCTGTTGGAGCAATTGATTACTCTTATATTTCTAACGAAACCAAGTATTTACCAATGACAGGAGAGACTAATGGTATAAATACTTGCGATAATGGTTTTAGAACGAGCGGCGCTAATGCGTTAAATGAATTAAATTTAACCAATTGGACAACCATAAACAGAGATTACTATACACCCTTTTGGACTCAGGCAATCAACTCAGGCCATTATGACGATATTGTAAAAAACGTCGGATACAGATTTGTTTTAAATTCATCAACGATAACGACTAATAATAGTGATTTTGACCTAAGTTTAGATATCACAAATGTCGGTTTCGCAAGACCTTTTAAAAAAAGAACTGTATATCTAATTTTGAAAAATACAGCTACAGATGAAATCATTACAGAAGTGATCAACACAGATATTAGAACTTGGGAATCTTCTGTTTCAATAACACAAAATTTTGATTTAGGGTTAACCGGAACATTTCAATTATATCTTTGGATGCCTGATACTGAAGCATCTTTAGCATCTAATTCTGATTATAGTATTCAACTTGCAAACACAAATACTTGGCAATCTGAAACAGGCTACAATAACCTACTACAGACAATATCTTTAAACAACACACTTAATGTTGATGATTTTTCGATTACAGACAATTTCTCAATCTATCCAAATCCGGCATCCGATATTATTACAATAAAGTTAAAAAAATATGATAGTGCAGAACTTGAAATTTTTGATATTAACGGCCAATTAATCAAAGGATTATCTGTATCTCAAGATTCTCAGTTAGATATTTCTGACTTATCAAATGGAGTGTATTTTTTACGTTTAAATAAAAACAAATTAGTTACTCGTAAATTGATAAAAAAATAA
- a CDS encoding DUF3667 domain-containing protein, with product MAKKPDKNIKEKNKTNSELKRIDRHYLYAEIQSLLNLEKGFLLTVKNLLIKPGKSVREFIHENREKYVKPILFLILTSVIFTFIINSLDISFNLFNIDKIQGFHGKIRSKEIGDWTQKNIGYSQLAMGVFIGLWIKLLFRKSNYNFYEILVLLSFILGESFIVLGTFILLATILKSPIIGLVGGFIYFIYIIWGIGQFYGENRIINYLKSLLAYVLGNVTYMILMALLAYIFKFI from the coding sequence ATGGCTAAAAAACCTGACAAAAACATAAAAGAAAAGAATAAAACGAATTCAGAACTAAAAAGGATTGATAGACACTATTTATATGCCGAAATTCAAAGTTTACTTAATTTAGAAAAAGGTTTTTTATTAACCGTAAAAAACCTCTTGATTAAGCCAGGAAAATCGGTTCGGGAATTTATACACGAAAATAGAGAAAAGTACGTAAAACCCATTCTATTCTTAATTCTTACTTCTGTGATTTTTACATTTATTATAAATTCATTAGATATAAGTTTTAATCTTTTTAACATTGATAAAATTCAAGGTTTTCATGGAAAGATTCGGTCTAAAGAAATTGGAGATTGGACTCAAAAAAACATTGGATATTCTCAACTCGCAATGGGTGTTTTTATTGGGTTATGGATAAAGTTATTATTCCGAAAATCGAATTACAATTTCTATGAGATATTAGTTCTTTTATCATTTATTTTAGGTGAATCCTTTATAGTTTTAGGCACTTTTATTCTTTTAGCTACAATTTTAAAAAGTCCAATTATAGGGCTTGTTGGTGGCTTTATTTACTTTATTTATATCATTTGGGGAATTGGACAATTTTATGGAGAGAATCGGATCATAAATTATCTAAAATCACTTTTAGCCTATGTTTTAGGTAATGTTACTTACATGATATTAATGGCATTATTAGCTTATATTTTTAAATTTATATAA
- a CDS encoding alpha/beta fold hydrolase has protein sequence MFLTHGTFSNRKICDGITSYLIERGFTCWIMEWRNHGKSSKTKKEFNFETIAKFDIKSTFNFLFNIQNIKKIDCLTHSGGGIILTMFLINNPSYNPMINSITLFAVQAFGAGETLNSKIKIVLSKYITALLGKVPSKAAGSTEQGESYYTMKQWFDWNLKKNFIGANGFDYLKRMNSINVPILSICAQGDHFIAPRQGCEKFLNAFDNEQNKLLFFSKENGNLENYNHSRILKSQNSKKEIWPIVANWITQRKTNT, from the coding sequence ATTTTCCTAACTCACGGGACATTTTCTAATAGAAAAATATGTGACGGTATAACATCATATTTAATAGAAAGAGGTTTTACTTGTTGGATTATGGAATGGAGAAATCACGGAAAAAGTTCAAAAACCAAAAAGGAATTTAATTTTGAAACCATTGCAAAATTTGACATTAAATCAACATTCAATTTTCTTTTCAATATCCAAAACATAAAAAAAATAGATTGTTTAACTCATAGTGGTGGTGGTATTATCTTAACAATGTTTTTAATTAACAACCCGAGTTATAACCCAATGATTAATAGTATTACTTTATTTGCTGTACAGGCATTCGGAGCTGGAGAAACATTGAATAGTAAAATAAAAATAGTATTAAGCAAATATATAACCGCTTTATTAGGAAAAGTTCCTTCGAAAGCTGCAGGTTCTACAGAACAAGGCGAAAGTTATTATACCATGAAACAATGGTTTGATTGGAATTTAAAAAAGAACTTTATAGGAGCAAACGGATTTGATTACTTAAAAAGGATGAATAGTATCAATGTACCTATTTTATCAATTTGTGCGCAAGGTGATCATTTTATAGCACCAAGACAAGGTTGTGAAAAGTTTCTCAATGCATTTGACAACGAACAGAACAAGCTTCTTTTCTTCTCAAAAGAAAATGGAAATTTAGAAAACTATAATCATAGTCGTATTTTAAAATCTCAAAACTCAAAAAAAGAAATATGGCCTATAGTAGCAAACTGGATTACCCAAAGAAAAACTAATACTTGA
- a CDS encoding DUF1801 domain-containing protein has translation MAKNKTTETEVNVYDFIESYVDNDQKKADSHRLIELMSEWSGFEPKMWGPTIIGFGSYHYKYASGHEGDAPLLGFSPRKTQFSLYIYSKTEKSDILLTDLGKFKMGKACIYFKKLADLNISIVEKLSMETIAYLNEHHECACRN, from the coding sequence ATGGCTAAAAATAAAACCACAGAAACAGAAGTAAATGTCTACGATTTTATTGAATCATATGTAGATAACGATCAAAAGAAAGCTGATAGTCATAGATTAATAGAATTAATGAGTGAATGGTCAGGTTTTGAACCTAAGATGTGGGGACCAACTATAATAGGTTTTGGAAGCTATCACTATAAATATGCAAGTGGTCATGAAGGTGATGCTCCTTTGCTAGGATTCTCACCACGTAAAACACAATTTTCACTCTATATTTATTCAAAAACAGAAAAAAGTGATATTCTCCTGACGGATTTAGGGAAATTTAAAATGGGGAAAGCTTGTATTTATTTTAAGAAACTAGCTGATTTAAATATCTCAATTGTTGAAAAACTGAGTATGGAAACAATTGCATATTTAAATGAACATCATGAATGTGCTTGTAGAAATTAA
- a CDS encoding DUF2200 domain-containing protein has protein sequence MKVTVEKNEKVANMIFASIYPLYLNRLEKNGRTKEELDQVIKWFTGFDNDALQRLINEKATFRTFFQKAKINPNAHMIKGVVCGYRIEEIEDEFELYKQCRRMEKLIDELARGRKMEKILRKEKK, from the coding sequence ATGAAAGTTACTGTCGAAAAAAATGAAAAGGTTGCCAATATGATATTTGCATCCATTTACCCACTTTACCTTAACAGATTGGAGAAAAACGGTAGAACAAAAGAAGAACTCGACCAAGTAATTAAATGGTTTACTGGTTTTGATAATGATGCTTTACAAAGGCTTATTAATGAAAAAGCTACGTTTAGAACGTTTTTTCAAAAAGCTAAAATAAATCCAAACGCACACATGATTAAAGGAGTCGTTTGTGGTTATCGAATTGAAGAAATAGAAGATGAATTTGAATTATATAAACAATGCAGACGTATGGAAAAGCTAATTGATGAATTAGCAAGAGGCCGTAAAATGGAGAAGATTTTGCGAAAAGAAAAGAAATAA
- a CDS encoding DUF2071 domain-containing protein — protein MKIPKIKGIIDRRILINYQVDKEILENYLPKPFRPKLINGKGIAGICLIRLKEIRPKGLPKQLGISSENGAHRIAVE, from the coding sequence ATGAAAATCCCTAAAATAAAAGGAATAATTGACAGGCGAATTCTTATCAACTATCAAGTTGACAAGGAGATCTTGGAAAATTATTTACCGAAACCATTTAGACCCAAACTCATTAATGGAAAGGGTATTGCTGGAATATGTTTGATCAGGCTAAAAGAAATTAGACCTAAAGGATTACCGAAACAATTAGGAATTTCCTCAGAAAATGGAGCTCATAGGATTGCAGTTGAATAG